Proteins encoded within one genomic window of Arachis ipaensis cultivar K30076 chromosome B08, Araip1.1, whole genome shotgun sequence:
- the LOC107610949 gene encoding uncharacterized protein LOC107610949, translating into MTTETQPAETSWSIHVDGASNREGSGAGVLLKEGNKVIAEQSLQFRFTTSNNQAEYEALLVGLKLTQQLKIPQITVYCDSVLVVHQIKGDYQVKDPLLEKYWLITKDLISKFNEFNIIHVNREQNSRVDVLSKLATTRQTTNTPALSQLTLDKPSFELNTILSITHVHDWRTPFLEYIKTGAVPKEESNLPLFRRRASFYTVIGNTLYRRGYSQPLLKCISKDEAEEIMAETHEGVCGNHIGGRALAAKILRTGYYWPTVKRDCISKVKTCNNCQKHATVSEIPAEKFHTVEPLANITADKVRSFLWKNIICRFGIPREIISDNGRQFTDHKLASFLTNFNIKHRFSSVEHPQINGQVESANRIILQGLKRKLGEAKGE; encoded by the exons ATGACTACTGAAACACAACCCGCAGAGACGAGTTGGAGTATACACGTAGATGGAGCATCAAACAGGGAAGGAAGCGGAGCAGGTGTACTACTAAAGGAAGGAAACAAAGTGATAGCCGAGCAATCACTACAGTTCCGTTTTACTACAAGcaataaccaggcagaatatgaggctCTGCTAGTAGGACTGAAGCTCACCCAACAGCTCAAAATACCTCAGATAACAGTTTACTGTGACTCTGTACTTGTAGTGCATCAAATTAAGGGTGACTACCAAGTAAAAGATCCTTTGTTAGAGAAATATTGGCTCATAACAAaggatcttatttcaaaattcaacgAATTTAACATTATTCATGTGAACCGAGAACAAAACAGTAGAGTTGATGTGTTATCCAAATTAGCCACGACCAGGCAAACAACAAACACACCAGCACTATCACAGTTAACACTTGATAAACCGAGCTTTGAGCTAAACACGATATTAAGTATAACGCATGTACACGATTGGAGGACACCTTTCCTCGAATACATCAAAACAGGAGCTGTACCAAAAGAGGAATCAAACCTACCACTCTTCCGAAGAAGAGCAAGCTTCTATACAGTAATAGGAAACACCCTGTACAGGCGAGGATACTCACAACCGCTCCTCAAATGCATCAGCAAGGACGAAGCCGAAGAGATCATGGCAGAAACACATGAGGGGGTCTGCGGGAACCACATCGGAGGCCGAGCACTGGCCGCTAAAATATTACGAACAGGATACTACTGGCCAACAGTCAAAAGAGACTGCATTTCAAAGGTCAAAACATGCAATAATTGCCAAAAGCACGCCACAGTCTCAGAAATCCCAGCAGAAAAATTCCACACCGtagag CCACTGGCGAACATAACGGCAGACAAGGTGAGATCTTTCCTATGGAAAAATATCATATGTAGGTTTGGCATACCAAGAGAAATAATCTCTGATAACGGAAGACAGTTCACAGATCATAAACTCGCCTCCTTTCTAACCAATTTCAATATTAAACATCGTTTCAGCTCAGTTGAGCACCCACAAATAAACGGACAAGTCGAGTCCGCTAACAGAATTATCTTGCAAGGCCTGAAGAGAAAGCTCGGAGAAGCCAAAGGCGAGTAG